Genomic segment of Fibrobacter sp.:
TGGCCAACACGGTTCTTGAAAAGTTCCGGATTACGTTCGCGGATCTTCTTGTCTACAACGAGAATAACGGTACTACCCATTTCAAAACGGCCCAGTTCGCCACCCTTTTCCACACTAATGGTAGCCTTGGGCATCCAGTCGAAACGTTTCTTGTTGCGAGGAAGCTTGCCTGCGTTAACAAGCAGTTCATCGGTATAGGCTACGCCAATGCGGCCTACGTTGGTCGCACCAACCTTCACCACCAGCATTTCGGAACCATCATCAAGGCGAAGATGACTGGTAAGGCGTTCATTGATGCAGAACAAACCTTCTACACGTTCTACGCTACCCACATTTACCGGCCACAATGTACCAGGGCAATAGCTTGCATCAAGAACCTGGGCTTTGGCAGGGCTATGGATTCTATGGTAATTGAAGGGTGCCAGATAAATCGTGGCAAAGGCTCCACCTTCAAAACGCTTAGCCATTTCTTCATCGCGAAGCAAATCCTTAAGGGTATAGGTCTTGCCCTTGGCCTGAATCAGTTCCTGCTTTTCGTCAAAAGTTGCAGTCTGGGAAAGCACTCCATCTACGGGGCTTACAATTTCGGAATCCGCAATGGGACGCATGCCCGGCTTAAGGTGACGGATAAAAAGTTCACCGATGTTGGCGTAATGTTCCAGGGGATATTCAGATTCATCCATATTCAGCTTGTAGTAGCTGCAGAACATGTTACGTGCAACCTTGGAAATCACCGGAAGACGAAGACGGGTCAAGGCACCAAAGGCGCGGCTTGCCGCATTCTTCGGCAACAACCTCATAAAAACATAAAATGCAGAATTCATAGGGGTAATGA
This window contains:
- the asd gene encoding archaetidylserine decarboxylase (Phosphatidylserine decarboxylase is synthesized as a single chain precursor. Generation of the pyruvoyl active site from a Ser is coupled to cleavage of a Gly-Ser bond between the larger (beta) and smaller (alpha chains). It is an integral membrane protein.), which encodes MRLLPKNAASRAFGALTRLRLPVISKVARNMFCSYYKLNMDESEYPLEHYANIGELFIRHLKPGMRPIADSEIVSPVDGVLSQTATFDEKQELIQAKGKTYTLKDLLRDEEMAKRFEGGAFATIYLAPFNYHRIHSPAKAQVLDASYCPGTLWPVNVGSVERVEGLFCINERLTSHLRLDDGSEMLVVKVGATNVGRIGVAYTDELLVNAGKLPRNKKRFDWMPKATISVEKGGELGRFEMGSTVILVVDKKIRERNPELFKNRVGQAVKVGEAL